The Agrobacterium cucumeris genome has a segment encoding these proteins:
- a CDS encoding ATP-binding protein — protein METSEIIKDAVAFHNAFGGYIVFGVADKGKSRLRGVDNDFNCADFNNRLNSVIADNSVECDFKVFPLSKLEAQLTRLAKP, from the coding sequence ATTGAGACATCCGAAATCATAAAGGATGCGGTTGCATTTCATAACGCATTTGGTGGCTATATTGTTTTTGGCGTAGCTGACAAAGGTAAATCTCGGCTTAGAGGTGTAGATAACGATTTCAACTGCGCCGACTTCAATAACAGACTTAACTCAGTTATCGCCGATAATTCTGTTGAATGTGACTTCAAGGTATTTCCTTTAAGCAAGCTTGAAGCACAGCTCACAAGACTCGCCAAACCTTAG
- a CDS encoding DNA adenine methylase, protein MEWEGTFMSMQALRSQEIPVTFEKREYPLVIKYMGSKAKLMDFVLEGLNIAAIGDTVCDLFAGACSLSGAIGDQTRIVTNDIQNYSRVIAHVYLHRLSDKAATLDIHRICEEVAASVKHTLSTLGKDYSYPTSPSLEEFNAIENRNRGLIELSFDHKYHLFLKNYAGTWWSAEQCAWIDAIRSAIDGLLERSEVNEGDHAILLTCAMHAMAYCGQGTGHYAQYRDAKTQSSMRDINIYRQKSFRSYFERKFLAIRDWNLRYVSSQPNHRFEALDYRDCIAELSEATVYADPPYAFVHYSRFYHAIETFVLYDYPDLQLKAGQVVKGRYREERHQSPFSIRSKVPTAFEEMFDGVRLTGSNVVLSYSNTALLDLIQIGSIAADVFGTSYSVEVLTKDYQHMTMGRRADRMRDVEEALLIARRLS, encoded by the coding sequence ATGGAATGGGAAGGAACCTTTATGTCAATGCAAGCCCTTCGCTCTCAAGAAATACCAGTTACGTTTGAAAAGCGGGAATACCCGCTAGTGATCAAGTATATGGGTTCGAAAGCGAAATTGATGGATTTCGTACTTGAAGGGCTTAACATCGCTGCTATTGGAGACACGGTTTGCGACTTGTTTGCGGGCGCATGTAGCTTGTCAGGCGCAATCGGCGATCAAACGAGAATTGTAACCAACGACATCCAGAATTATTCTAGAGTAATAGCTCATGTGTATCTCCACCGTCTATCGGATAAAGCCGCGACTCTAGACATCCATCGAATTTGCGAGGAAGTTGCCGCTTCAGTTAAACACACCCTCAGTACATTGGGTAAGGACTACTCATATCCCACGTCACCGTCGCTAGAAGAGTTCAACGCGATTGAGAACCGCAACAGGGGTCTCATTGAGTTAAGCTTTGATCATAAATACCATCTCTTCCTCAAAAATTACGCAGGAACGTGGTGGTCTGCTGAACAATGCGCTTGGATTGACGCGATTCGTAGTGCGATTGATGGCTTGCTGGAGCGTAGCGAGGTGAATGAAGGTGACCATGCCATACTTTTAACATGCGCGATGCATGCTATGGCATATTGCGGGCAAGGTACGGGTCACTACGCACAATATCGCGACGCTAAAACTCAAAGTTCTATGCGCGACATAAACATCTACCGACAAAAGAGCTTTCGCAGCTATTTTGAGCGCAAATTTCTCGCAATCCGAGACTGGAACCTAAGGTACGTCAGCTCACAGCCAAACCATCGGTTCGAAGCACTCGATTACCGAGATTGCATAGCTGAACTGAGCGAGGCCACGGTTTACGCTGACCCACCTTATGCGTTTGTCCACTACAGTAGATTTTATCACGCGATCGAGACATTTGTGCTCTACGATTACCCTGACCTTCAGCTAAAAGCAGGGCAAGTTGTTAAGGGACGTTACAGAGAAGAACGACATCAATCGCCATTTAGTATTCGTAGCAAGGTTCCTACAGCGTTCGAAGAAATGTTTGATGGAGTTCGCCTCACAGGGTCCAACGTTGTGCTGAGCTATAGCAACACGGCCCTTCTCGATCTCATACAAATCGGCTCTATAGCAGCCGATGTGTTCGGTACTTCTTATTCAGTCGAAGTCCTCACGAAGGATTATCAGCACATGACTATGGGACGACGGGCCGACCGTATGCGCGATGTTGAAGAGGCTCTATTGATAGCTCGACGTCTTTCTTAA
- a CDS encoding DUF7380 domain-containing protein, protein MMDDADEEPVTSDETKEASRSPQATVTPADLRSIDYNAIVRDLKSAYGSRLENEFMKAMRLNHDNEPAFSVYRLLASVCSLHFRLHDKAGAFGAKMSIGNRRTAIPEDWLGEQTDYFFEIVDEVEHPALRARLADVVWTNDRKKGKAATIAVDAYCECVESLMNGTYEHRFETNNGVSLEEVDLIERASQIHVRSNKRTAPMHDRVAALLNSLYSRALFHVDVVPLNRIATLLLRHSLITLDQLAADIEAAATAAEHKPDSYPEAIKELWDLAAFAHKQANRPEDRRRCQLAAVEQTLKMAAQIGSSSGSAHWYRQAIGELREIPGTQERREELRKEMRNLQEKSLEEMGSFEMPIDLSDVVSGTIEVFEKLSLPEGLKQFALLIRPASATEMRKKATEKEGSFVDMFAATHLDSEGKIIAEIEGAPLDGSPPSEAWIKSKMIQHLQISIEIAVKGELEPARRFLAGEFPLSERHFRLIVLQSPFVPPHHAATFALGFARLMQGDTLSAGPILIPQLEHCLRHVLVNSSTDTSTMRNDLTQEDRSLSTLLETYRNELVAIFGEDIVLHIDLIFNHRPGPALRHEFAHGKVGDRSYGDPVIYYACCLIYFLVCVPLIPSWAQYVAPAIEAGSF, encoded by the coding sequence ATGATGGACGATGCAGATGAAGAGCCGGTAACGTCGGACGAAACAAAAGAGGCTTCGCGGTCGCCACAAGCCACTGTCACGCCAGCGGACCTCCGGAGCATTGACTACAACGCGATCGTGCGCGACCTAAAGTCTGCCTACGGTAGCCGCCTTGAGAATGAGTTCATGAAGGCAATGCGACTCAACCATGACAATGAGCCCGCATTCAGCGTTTACCGTCTGCTCGCGTCTGTTTGCAGTCTGCACTTTCGTTTGCATGATAAGGCGGGTGCTTTCGGCGCGAAAATGTCGATCGGGAATCGGCGCACGGCCATACCCGAGGACTGGCTTGGTGAGCAGACCGACTATTTCTTTGAGATTGTGGATGAGGTTGAACACCCAGCACTCCGGGCTCGGCTGGCTGATGTGGTTTGGACAAACGACCGCAAGAAAGGCAAGGCCGCCACGATTGCGGTGGACGCGTACTGTGAGTGCGTGGAAAGCCTCATGAACGGAACCTACGAACACCGCTTCGAGACTAATAACGGGGTTTCCCTAGAAGAGGTCGATCTTATAGAGCGAGCGTCTCAGATACACGTGAGGTCGAACAAGCGGACTGCACCGATGCACGATCGTGTCGCGGCGCTGCTCAACTCGCTCTACAGCCGCGCTCTTTTCCACGTCGACGTCGTGCCGTTGAATCGGATTGCAACGCTGCTTTTACGACATTCTCTGATAACGCTGGACCAGCTCGCTGCCGATATAGAGGCGGCAGCAACTGCAGCCGAGCATAAACCCGATTCCTATCCGGAAGCTATCAAGGAGTTATGGGACCTTGCAGCGTTTGCTCATAAGCAAGCCAATCGGCCTGAAGATCGGCGACGCTGTCAACTTGCTGCCGTAGAGCAGACGCTCAAGATGGCGGCACAGATAGGCTCGTCGTCCGGTTCCGCGCACTGGTATCGACAAGCAATTGGGGAGTTGCGGGAGATACCAGGGACTCAAGAGCGGCGCGAAGAGCTTCGCAAAGAAATGCGGAACCTACAGGAGAAATCACTCGAAGAGATGGGTTCGTTCGAGATGCCGATTGATTTGTCCGATGTCGTCAGTGGCACAATTGAGGTTTTCGAAAAACTATCTCTACCAGAAGGGCTCAAGCAGTTCGCGTTGTTAATTCGTCCTGCCAGCGCGACGGAGATGAGAAAGAAAGCTACTGAAAAGGAGGGCAGCTTCGTAGACATGTTCGCGGCCACCCACCTAGACAGCGAGGGGAAAATCATCGCTGAGATCGAGGGAGCACCACTCGACGGATCGCCGCCAAGCGAGGCTTGGATCAAAAGCAAGATGATCCAGCATCTGCAGATCTCGATAGAGATTGCTGTGAAAGGCGAGCTCGAACCCGCCCGACGGTTCCTCGCAGGAGAATTCCCATTATCCGAGCGGCACTTTCGCTTGATCGTGTTGCAAAGCCCATTCGTCCCACCCCATCACGCTGCAACGTTTGCTCTTGGATTTGCACGTCTGATGCAGGGAGATACGCTCTCGGCAGGGCCGATCCTCATTCCTCAACTGGAACACTGCCTCCGACACGTGCTGGTCAACAGTAGTACCGACACTTCAACGATGCGGAATGATCTGACGCAGGAGGATCGGTCGCTCTCCACATTATTAGAGACTTATCGAAACGAGTTGGTCGCGATCTTCGGCGAAGACATCGTGCTGCACATCGACCTAATCTTCAATCATCGCCCAGGTCCTGCTCTTAGACACGAATTTGCTCACGGAAAAGTAGGTGATCGGAGCTACGGGGACCCGGTAATCTACTACGCCTGCTGCCTCATTTATTTCCTGGTCTGCGTCCCGCTCATACCAAGTTGGGCTCAGTATGTGGCACCAGCGATCGAAGCTGGGTCCTTCTGA
- a CDS encoding LA2681 family HEPN domain-containing protein, translated as MAKSTFQKSLDKAGQYIDDGFDRSDPQLTDRAFAALDKLAARKIIRDDDAVLLHYFRANAFNNRQHEAGLERSWQWESEHLQSELLELRKAARHKGFEKLGPIRRCQILTNLGSKLNSVGRPVEALHYWNKALAIEGRFAMALFNKGSGLLSYADSVSDPGHSQLIAAQAYDNFVAGTAPDAVHESSENAELVPHFAERAKNISKWLNVASANANLAEEHSLGRSRAEMVYRRWCLEKRLFLNPMNDLGTYSIAATDNLVLPSIRLPIAKGGALPPAVFGLFNQLKQEFTTARLFLFEAMTANTAHFADKGVKLANTLDYPSYGVNVEKARQAFRMTYALFDKIAFFLNHYLELGISENKVFFRSIWYEEKGNPKPLRPFFLDRENWPLRGLFWLSKDLYDREFQEATEPDAEALAHLRNYLEHKYCQIHEQWGATVLDLDDAETEQVGLHIGRQDFEAKALRLMGLARAAIIYLCLAVHREESLRKNESENAISMPMIFDTWDDKWKV; from the coding sequence TTGGCCAAATCCACATTCCAGAAATCACTCGATAAGGCGGGTCAGTACATCGACGACGGATTTGACCGGAGCGATCCACAACTCACTGACCGGGCGTTCGCGGCTCTCGACAAGCTCGCCGCACGCAAGATTATCCGCGATGACGACGCGGTCCTCTTGCATTACTTTCGAGCCAACGCATTCAACAACCGACAGCACGAAGCCGGGCTAGAGCGGTCCTGGCAATGGGAAAGTGAGCACCTCCAGAGCGAACTGCTCGAATTACGCAAGGCTGCTAGGCATAAGGGGTTTGAAAAACTCGGCCCGATCCGGCGCTGCCAAATTTTGACTAATCTCGGTAGTAAGCTCAATTCAGTCGGTCGCCCTGTTGAAGCCCTGCACTATTGGAACAAAGCGCTCGCGATTGAGGGACGTTTTGCCATGGCGCTCTTTAACAAAGGTTCGGGACTTCTGAGCTATGCAGACTCGGTCAGCGATCCCGGACACTCTCAACTCATCGCTGCGCAAGCTTACGATAACTTTGTGGCAGGAACAGCTCCGGATGCTGTGCACGAAAGTTCGGAGAACGCGGAGCTTGTTCCTCATTTTGCTGAGCGAGCGAAGAATATTTCAAAGTGGCTCAACGTGGCATCCGCCAACGCGAATTTGGCGGAGGAACACAGTCTAGGCCGCTCAAGGGCAGAGATGGTCTACCGTCGTTGGTGCCTGGAGAAGCGGCTGTTTCTCAATCCCATGAATGACCTTGGCACATATTCGATTGCCGCAACAGACAACTTGGTTCTGCCGTCCATCAGACTTCCGATCGCCAAGGGGGGAGCGCTGCCACCGGCTGTCTTCGGGCTTTTCAATCAGCTTAAGCAGGAATTCACTACGGCAAGGTTATTCCTTTTTGAGGCTATGACAGCCAATACAGCGCACTTCGCCGACAAGGGCGTGAAGCTTGCAAACACGCTCGACTATCCGAGCTATGGGGTGAACGTCGAAAAGGCGCGACAGGCCTTTCGAATGACGTATGCCTTGTTCGATAAGATTGCTTTCTTCTTAAACCACTACCTCGAACTTGGCATTTCCGAGAATAAGGTCTTCTTCCGCTCGATCTGGTATGAGGAGAAAGGAAATCCAAAACCGCTCCGTCCGTTCTTCCTGGATCGGGAGAATTGGCCGCTTCGAGGCTTATTCTGGCTATCCAAAGACCTTTATGATCGTGAGTTTCAGGAAGCCACGGAACCGGACGCGGAAGCACTGGCGCATCTGCGCAATTATCTCGAACACAAATACTGCCAGATTCATGAGCAATGGGGCGCGACCGTTCTTGATTTAGACGATGCAGAAACCGAACAGGTCGGACTTCACATCGGAAGGCAAGATTTTGAGGCAAAGGCGCTGAGGCTAATGGGACTCGCACGCGCCGCGATAATCTACCTTTGCTTGGCTGTTCATCGAGAAGAGAGCCTCAGGAAGAATGAAAGCGAAAACGCAATTTCGATGCCGATGATTTTCGACACATGGGATGATAAGTGGAAAGTATAG
- a CDS encoding helix-turn-helix domain-containing protein: MDLRSTFGSCVKAHRHRLKLTQQQLADQTGMSIDTVAKIESGAIGASFATIERFMRFFAVDAASLFRIDETDPRFNPQLNTVVNKLAALSEGDLIWLSAIVDAALKPRPR; encoded by the coding sequence ATGGACCTTCGTTCAACATTTGGGTCATGCGTTAAGGCGCATAGGCACAGGCTAAAGTTAACGCAGCAACAGCTGGCCGATCAGACGGGCATGTCTATCGATACGGTAGCGAAAATTGAAAGCGGAGCAATTGGGGCGAGTTTCGCAACAATCGAGAGGTTCATGAGGTTTTTTGCCGTGGATGCTGCAAGTTTGTTTCGGATTGATGAGACCGATCCTCGCTTTAATCCGCAGCTTAACACTGTTGTAAACAAGCTGGCGGCGCTCTCAGAGGGCGATCTGATTTGGCTATCAGCAATCGTTGACGCCGCGTTGAAGCCCCGCCCCCGGTAG
- a CDS encoding Arc family DNA-binding protein: MIHTDAMISYTQMKIRLSQALKEQIEKSATESNRSLNSEIISRLEASFPNVDFGEGQSRRALRRDKTEIELENLRAGLRAEEARGTDLERRLKEVIFRLNKLERGERS, translated from the coding sequence ATGATCCATACCGATGCGATGATTAGCTATACGCAGATGAAAATTCGCCTATCGCAGGCACTAAAAGAGCAAATCGAGAAAAGTGCTACGGAGTCGAACCGTTCGCTAAACTCTGAGATAATTTCTCGCCTGGAGGCGTCCTTTCCCAACGTTGACTTTGGAGAAGGGCAATCGAGACGCGCTCTAAGGCGCGATAAGACGGAGATTGAGCTCGAAAATTTGCGCGCCGGACTTCGTGCCGAGGAGGCTCGTGGAACGGATCTAGAGCGACGGCTTAAAGAAGTTATTTTTAGACTAAACAAGTTGGAGCGCGGCGAGCGTAGCTAG
- a CDS encoding Arc family DNA-binding protein: MKLLSAFNIRLPLELKAWLSDQAGKNGRSLNAEIIQIVKTAKSASAEDEA; the protein is encoded by the coding sequence ATGAAGTTACTTTCTGCTTTCAACATTCGACTCCCTCTCGAACTCAAAGCTTGGCTTTCCGATCAAGCTGGCAAAAACGGGCGAAGCCTAAACGCCGAGATCATCCAAATTGTAAAAACTGCAAAGAGCGCTAGCGCGGAGGATGAAGCTTAA
- a CDS encoding tyrosine-type recombinase/integrase — MQNERYQLGEYWLSQHNSTVYKATWYDAGTGQTRRASLGTKDFHEAKKLLAEYALKQTIPKDQRAADMPLGLVFYRYWEHHAKNIASADQAKYALSLWTEFLGASTVADLTPPKQKEFILWLKAKGYKNSYVSRTMSVGRSAVRFSWKNGEISSVPFIYDEPDRSDEKEPYLVKLAEMRRLLTKAQERPHMFIYCMIALNIMARPEAALQLSPSQVDLSDRWINLNPKGRKQTKKYRPIVPITNTLLPFLQQTDIPAFVLWNSKPIASVKKTFASTVFDAGLSKEITPYSLRHTMATELRRRGVSAWEIEGLLGHRRPSTTEKYAHYAPDYLSAGRIAIDAYFETLGLTYTVPRLVHVSEACQSLKMKNPQKGISQ, encoded by the coding sequence ATGCAAAACGAACGGTACCAACTCGGCGAATATTGGCTCTCACAGCACAACAGCACCGTCTACAAAGCCACTTGGTACGACGCGGGCACTGGACAAACACGCCGCGCATCTCTTGGCACAAAAGACTTTCATGAAGCAAAAAAGCTCCTCGCAGAATACGCCCTGAAGCAGACAATACCTAAGGATCAAAGGGCCGCGGACATGCCACTAGGCCTCGTTTTCTACCGGTATTGGGAACACCATGCGAAGAACATTGCATCGGCAGACCAAGCAAAATACGCTTTATCGCTCTGGACCGAATTCTTGGGGGCCTCAACGGTTGCTGACCTCACGCCGCCAAAACAGAAAGAGTTCATTCTCTGGCTAAAGGCAAAAGGCTACAAGAATAGCTACGTATCTCGGACAATGTCCGTCGGACGGTCCGCTGTTCGCTTCTCATGGAAGAACGGCGAAATTAGCTCGGTGCCCTTTATCTACGACGAGCCAGACAGGTCTGACGAGAAAGAACCCTATCTAGTCAAGCTCGCGGAGATGAGACGGCTACTAACTAAGGCGCAGGAGCGCCCTCATATGTTCATCTATTGCATGATAGCACTGAACATCATGGCTCGACCGGAAGCCGCCCTCCAGCTTTCTCCGTCGCAGGTAGACCTTTCTGACCGGTGGATCAACCTCAACCCAAAGGGCAGAAAACAGACGAAAAAATACCGTCCAATCGTCCCTATCACGAATACCCTACTACCCTTCCTCCAGCAGACAGATATCCCCGCATTCGTGCTTTGGAACAGCAAACCTATAGCAAGCGTAAAAAAGACCTTTGCCTCCACCGTATTTGACGCAGGTCTGTCAAAAGAAATTACGCCGTATAGCCTGCGCCACACGATGGCTACTGAACTACGCCGTCGTGGTGTGTCGGCTTGGGAAATTGAGGGGCTTCTTGGGCACCGTAGACCAAGCACGACGGAGAAGTATGCGCACTACGCGCCGGATTACTTGAGCGCAGGACGAATAGCCATAGACGCTTATTTCGAGACGCTCGGCTTGACCTACACTGTACCAAGGCTAGTTCACGTGTCAGAAGCGTGTCAGTCTCTAAAAATGAAAAATCCCCAGAAGGGGATTTCTCAATGA
- the cpdR gene encoding cell cycle two-component system response regulator CpdR, producing the protein MNQKILLAEDDNDMRRFLVKALEKAGYKVSSFDNGASAYDRLREEPFSLLLTDIVMPEMDGIELARRATELDPDLKVMFITGFAAVALNADSKAPKDAKVLSKPFHLRDLVDEVNKLLVA; encoded by the coding sequence ATGAATCAAAAAATTCTTCTTGCTGAAGACGACAACGATATGCGCCGCTTCCTCGTCAAGGCGCTGGAAAAAGCCGGTTACAAGGTTTCTTCCTTCGACAATGGCGCAAGCGCTTACGACCGGCTTCGCGAAGAGCCTTTTTCGCTACTGCTGACCGATATCGTCATGCCTGAAATGGATGGCATAGAACTCGCGCGACGCGCGACCGAACTCGACCCGGACCTGAAAGTCATGTTCATCACCGGCTTTGCCGCGGTTGCACTGAATGCCGATTCGAAGGCCCCGAAGGACGCCAAGGTGCTTTCCAAGCCGTTCCACCTGCGCGATCTGGTGGATGAGGTCAACAAACTCCTTGTGGCGTAA
- a CDS encoding N-formylglutamate amidohydrolase codes for MDWVTGEYELFEVTEPAVQTLPFVYNSPHSGRCYPISFLESARLDSHEIRRSEDHFVDELFAAAPEIGAPLLKANFPRAYLDVNREPYELDPRMFEGTLPPYANIGSMRVAGGLGTVPRIVAENMDIYAHRLPVDEALSRIETIYKPYHACLRRLLSRTHANFGMAVLIDCHSMPGNIRVAGSNLRPDVIIGDRYGTSASQEVSRAALHFLEELGFIAVCNKPYAGGFITEHYGRPIRSLHALQIEVNRSLYVDEKTLSKKADFPAIQASLEIFMRQLGAFVSEYAIETSLAAE; via the coding sequence ATGGACTGGGTAACGGGCGAATATGAGTTGTTTGAAGTAACGGAGCCTGCCGTTCAAACCCTGCCATTCGTCTATAACTCACCCCATAGCGGCCGCTGTTATCCCATTTCCTTCCTCGAATCGGCGCGGCTGGATTCACATGAGATTCGCCGCTCGGAAGATCATTTCGTCGATGAGCTTTTCGCCGCCGCCCCCGAGATCGGCGCGCCGCTTCTGAAAGCGAATTTTCCCCGCGCCTATCTCGACGTCAATCGCGAGCCCTATGAGCTCGATCCGCGCATGTTCGAAGGCACCCTGCCGCCTTATGCCAATATCGGCTCCATGCGGGTTGCCGGCGGCTTGGGCACGGTGCCGCGCATCGTCGCCGAAAATATGGATATTTATGCTCACCGCCTGCCGGTCGATGAGGCACTATCGCGAATCGAGACGATCTACAAACCTTACCACGCCTGCCTGCGCCGGCTGCTTTCACGCACCCATGCCAATTTCGGCATGGCGGTGCTGATTGATTGCCATTCCATGCCCGGCAATATCCGCGTCGCCGGCTCGAACCTCCGGCCGGATGTGATCATCGGCGATCGCTACGGCACCAGCGCATCCCAGGAGGTCTCCCGAGCCGCCCTGCATTTCCTGGAGGAGCTGGGCTTCATCGCGGTCTGCAACAAGCCTTATGCCGGCGGCTTCATCACCGAACATTACGGCCGGCCCATTCGCTCCCTCCACGCGCTGCAGATCGAGGTCAACCGGTCGCTTTACGTCGATGAGAAGACACTTTCGAAGAAAGCCGATTTTCCGGCCATTCAGGCATCGCTGGAAATCTTCATGCGTCAGCTCGGCGCTTTCGTTTCGGAATACGCGATCGAGACCTCGCTCGCCGCCGAATAA
- the hisN gene encoding histidinol-phosphatase → MLPDRNFFFKLADAASAETLPRFRTGIAVTNKQDGGYDPVTEGDQAAETAIRALIEEHFPQHGILGEEHGNVGLDRDHIWVIDPIDGTRAFISGVPVWGTLIGFHSAGRATMGIMDQPFTKERYFADGESAWYFGPDGEKKIRTRDCASLSDAVLFTTTPHIFTAEEKPLYEKVEKQVRLFRYGVDCYAYCLLAAGHVDLVIESGLKPYDVGALIPVIEQAGGIMTTWDGGRPENGGRILAAGSKAVHEEALAILSKL, encoded by the coding sequence ATGCTGCCCGACCGGAATTTCTTCTTCAAACTTGCCGATGCAGCCAGTGCTGAAACGCTTCCCCGCTTTCGCACGGGCATTGCCGTCACCAACAAGCAGGATGGCGGCTATGATCCGGTGACGGAAGGCGATCAGGCAGCAGAAACCGCCATTCGTGCGCTCATCGAAGAGCATTTTCCGCAGCACGGCATTCTTGGCGAAGAACACGGTAATGTCGGTCTCGACCGCGACCATATCTGGGTCATCGACCCGATCGACGGTACCCGCGCCTTCATTTCCGGCGTGCCGGTCTGGGGCACGCTGATTGGTTTCCATTCAGCCGGCCGCGCCACGATGGGCATCATGGACCAGCCCTTCACGAAAGAGCGTTATTTCGCAGATGGTGAAAGTGCCTGGTATTTCGGACCCGATGGCGAAAAGAAAATCCGCACGCGTGATTGCGCGTCTCTGTCCGATGCGGTGCTGTTCACCACCACCCCGCATATCTTCACCGCGGAAGAAAAGCCGCTTTATGAAAAGGTAGAGAAACAGGTCCGCCTTTTCCGCTACGGTGTGGATTGTTACGCCTATTGCCTGCTGGCCGCCGGCCATGTTGATCTGGTGATCGAATCCGGTCTGAAGCCCTATGATGTCGGCGCATTGATCCCGGTGATCGAGCAGGCCGGCGGTATCATGACCACGTGGGATGGTGGGCGCCCGGAAAATGGCGGGCGCATTCTGGCAGCCGGTTCCAAGGCCGTGCACGAAGAAGCCCTGGCCATTCTCTCGAAACTCTAG